One Desulfonatronum sp. SC1 DNA segment encodes these proteins:
- a CDS encoding type II toxin-antitoxin system HicB family antitoxin, producing MAKDFFVVVEKDEDGFFVGEVPSLRACYAQGRTMEEMLRNIQEVIEMCIEEPYSQNEFIGVQKVSIDYEPSHAHV from the coding sequence ATGGCCAAGGACTTTTTCGTCGTGGTCGAGAAAGATGAGGACGGCTTTTTTGTCGGTGAAGTTCCAAGCTTACGAGCCTGTTACGCGCAGGGACGAACCATGGAAGAGATGTTGCGCAACATCCAGGAAGTCATTGAGATGTGCATTGAAGAACCCTACTCGCAAAACGAATTCATTGGAGTCCAAAAGGTGAGCATTGATTATGAACCTTCCCATGCTCACGTCTGA
- a CDS encoding type II toxin-antitoxin system HicA family toxin produces the protein MLTSEEVLKALKRQGFLVVRQRGSHVRLRHQDGRTVTVPSHSCQDVGKGLLRKILRDAELSFDDLLK, from the coding sequence ATGCTCACGTCTGAAGAGGTTCTCAAGGCGCTGAAGAGGCAAGGCTTTTTGGTTGTCCGCCAGCGTGGCAGCCATGTCCGACTGCGTCATCAGGATGGACGTACGGTAACAGTCCCTTCTCATTCCTGTCAGGATGTCGGCAAAGGCCTGTTAAGGAAAATCCTGAGAGATGCCGAGCTTTCCTTTGACGATCTGTTGAAATGA
- the yqeB gene encoding selenium-dependent molybdenum cofactor biosynthesis protein YqeB, whose amino-acid sequence MLPSNIPTSPTILIRGAGDLATGVALELYEAGLRHLLLLERDRPLAVRRLVAFSEAVFEDRVDVEGIAAFRIDAPDQAVVAWAKGEIPVLVDPDMACLKQFQPRIVPQVLIDALLAKRNTGVHRGLAPLVIGLGPGFIAGKDVHCVVETHRGHGLGEIRYTGSAFPNTGIPGPVLGKSLERLLRAPRDGVFTACRAIGDMIQEEETVGQVEAHGTIAPVTAQTSGVIRGLLRSGVMVEKGLKLGDVDPRGETWRCRRVSDKARAVGRGVLQAVRAHLDGLRAGTVPELEPRLKPDSGQTPPKSHPEPSIVPIHLGRTG is encoded by the coding sequence ATGCTCCCATCCAATATACCAACTTCCCCAACCATCCTCATCCGCGGAGCCGGAGACCTGGCAACCGGCGTCGCCTTGGAGCTGTACGAGGCCGGTCTGCGGCATCTGCTTTTATTGGAAAGGGATCGCCCATTGGCCGTGCGGCGGCTGGTGGCGTTTTCCGAGGCGGTTTTTGAGGATCGGGTTGACGTGGAGGGGATTGCAGCCTTTCGGATCGACGCTCCGGACCAAGCCGTGGTAGCCTGGGCCAAGGGCGAGATTCCGGTTCTTGTTGATCCGGACATGGCCTGCCTGAAGCAGTTCCAGCCCCGGATTGTCCCCCAAGTCTTGATTGACGCCCTACTGGCCAAGCGCAACACCGGGGTGCATCGCGGCTTGGCTCCTCTGGTCATCGGGCTGGGGCCGGGCTTCATCGCCGGAAAGGACGTCCACTGCGTAGTGGAAACCCATCGCGGGCATGGCCTCGGGGAAATCCGCTATACCGGCTCGGCCTTTCCGAACACTGGCATTCCGGGCCCGGTGCTGGGCAAGTCTCTGGAGCGGCTTTTGCGTGCGCCCCGGGACGGCGTCTTTACCGCTTGCCGGGCCATCGGCGACATGATCCAGGAGGAGGAGACCGTGGGCCAGGTGGAAGCGCACGGGACCATCGCCCCGGTGACGGCTCAGACTTCCGGGGTGATTCGAGGCCTGCTGCGCTCCGGCGTCATGGTCGAAAAAGGTTTGAAACTTGGGGATGTTGACCCAAGAGGCGAAACATGGCGTTGCCGCCGCGTCTCGGACAAGGCCAGGGCCGTGGGCCGGGGCGTGCTGCAAGCCGTTCGCGCTCATCTGGACGGCCTCCGGGCCGGGACCGTTCCCGAGCTTGAGCCTCGCCTTAAGCCTGATTCGGGCCAGACCCCGCCGAAGTCCCATCCTGAACCATCAATCGTACCCATCCATCTCGGGAGAACCGGATGA
- the xdhA gene encoding xanthine dehydrogenase subunit XdhA, which produces MSIGQPVKRLDAEAKVTGRARYTEDLLPTGILSAVYIRSTVAHGRVVAMDVSAALALPGVEAVFTHADVPKLLFAPAGHPYSLDPAHADVADRLLLTEHVRFHGDEIGVVVARDELTAQRAAALVAVSYEELPVLTDPREAMVDGAPAIHPGGNIVKQTGFSVGGDVDALLAQADVVVEGEYQTPVTQHCHMEPVVAHAYMEDMDRITVVTSTQIPHICRRVVGQALGMDWSRVRIVKPYVGGGFGAKQDVLLEPMVAFLAWKLGRPVRMALTREESMITRTRHAMRIRTRAGFARDGRLLVMDMDAVSNTGGYASHGHSVVSAGGGKLCSMYPHAAVRFQAATVYTNLPIAGAMRGYGSPQIIFACECLLEDAARALDMDPLDLRLINAGRPGDVNPRSGKPIETHGLADCLRLGRERFRWDERRAAAQATQADPETRRGLGVACFSFNSGVYPVGVEISGVRLTLAQDGCVTLQSGATEIGQGADTVFAQMAASVLDLPVTSMRVVSTQDTDVTPFDPGAFASRQTYVVGPAVKAAALELLDRILNHAALMTGYPAHALALQSGFVVAARQPSRIFMSLNELALDAYYHKDRGGQLTAERSVKTRSNAPSFGCTFVEVEVDIPLCRVRVTDILNVHDCGVVINPVTARGQAQGGMAMGIGWALYEELLVDPRTGRVRNNNLLDYKMPTFLDLPDLDVAFVQTAEPSGGFGNKSLGEPPLLSPGPAIRNAIWDATGVKADFIPLTPKALFPLFRDAGLLGPR; this is translated from the coding sequence ATGAGCATCGGACAACCCGTCAAGCGTCTGGACGCCGAGGCCAAGGTCACGGGCCGGGCCCGGTACACCGAGGACCTGCTCCCAACGGGCATACTCTCGGCCGTGTATATCCGAAGCACCGTGGCCCACGGCAGGGTCGTGGCCATGGATGTTTCCGCTGCCCTGGCCCTGCCCGGCGTGGAGGCCGTTTTCACCCATGCCGACGTGCCCAAGCTACTCTTCGCTCCGGCCGGCCATCCTTACTCCCTGGACCCGGCACACGCCGACGTGGCCGACCGGTTGCTGCTCACCGAGCATGTCCGCTTTCACGGCGACGAGATCGGCGTGGTGGTGGCCCGGGACGAACTCACGGCCCAACGCGCCGCGGCTCTGGTCGCGGTATCCTACGAGGAACTCCCGGTGCTCACCGATCCACGGGAGGCCATGGTCGACGGGGCTCCGGCCATCCATCCCGGCGGCAATATCGTCAAGCAAACCGGATTCAGCGTGGGCGGGGACGTGGATGCGCTCCTTGCCCAGGCCGACGTGGTGGTGGAGGGCGAGTACCAGACCCCGGTGACCCAGCATTGCCACATGGAACCCGTGGTGGCCCACGCCTATATGGAGGACATGGACCGGATCACCGTGGTTACCTCCACCCAGATCCCGCACATCTGCCGCCGGGTTGTGGGCCAGGCCCTGGGCATGGACTGGAGCCGGGTGCGGATCGTCAAGCCGTATGTGGGCGGCGGGTTCGGAGCCAAGCAGGACGTGCTCCTGGAGCCCATGGTCGCCTTTCTGGCCTGGAAGCTGGGCCGACCGGTACGCATGGCCCTGACCCGTGAGGAAAGCATGATCACCCGCACCCGCCATGCCATGCGCATCCGGACCAGGGCGGGTTTTGCACGGGACGGGCGGCTGCTGGTCATGGACATGGACGCCGTTTCCAACACCGGAGGCTACGCCTCCCACGGCCATTCCGTGGTCTCCGCGGGCGGGGGCAAGCTGTGCAGCATGTATCCCCACGCCGCGGTGCGCTTCCAGGCGGCCACGGTTTACACCAATCTGCCCATTGCCGGAGCCATGCGCGGCTACGGTTCGCCCCAGATCATCTTTGCCTGCGAATGTCTGCTGGAGGATGCGGCCAGGGCCCTGGACATGGATCCCCTGGACCTGCGCCTGATCAATGCCGGTCGCCCCGGAGACGTCAACCCGCGCTCGGGAAAACCCATCGAAACCCACGGCCTGGCCGACTGTCTGCGCCTGGGCCGGGAGCGGTTCCGCTGGGACGAACGGAGGGCCGCGGCCCAGGCCACTCAAGCTGACCCGGAAACACGCCGCGGCTTGGGCGTGGCCTGTTTCAGCTTCAATTCCGGGGTCTACCCCGTGGGCGTGGAAATTTCCGGGGTCCGCCTGACCCTGGCCCAGGACGGCTGCGTGACGCTCCAGTCCGGGGCCACGGAAATCGGCCAGGGCGCGGACACGGTCTTCGCCCAGATGGCCGCTTCGGTCCTGGACCTGCCCGTGACCTCGATGCGCGTGGTCTCCACCCAGGATACGGACGTGACGCCCTTTGATCCCGGGGCCTTTGCCTCCCGCCAGACCTACGTGGTCGGCCCGGCAGTCAAGGCCGCGGCCCTGGAACTGCTGGATCGAATTCTGAACCATGCGGCGCTGATGACCGGTTATCCGGCGCATGCCCTTGCGTTGCAGTCCGGCTTCGTGGTCGCGGCCCGTCAGCCCTCCCGGATATTCATGAGCCTGAACGAACTGGCCCTGGACGCCTATTATCATAAGGATCGGGGCGGCCAGCTCACCGCGGAGCGCTCGGTCAAGACCCGGTCCAACGCACCCTCCTTCGGCTGCACCTTCGTGGAAGTGGAGGTGGACATCCCGCTGTGCCGGGTCCGGGTCACGGATATCCTCAACGTCCACGACTGCGGCGTGGTCATCAACCCGGTCACGGCCCGGGGCCAGGCCCAGGGCGGCATGGCCATGGGAATAGGCTGGGCGTTATATGAAGAGCTGCTGGTGGACCCGCGCACCGGCCGGGTGCGCAACAACAACCTGCTGGACTATAAAATGCCCACCTTCCTGGACCTGCCCGACCTGGACGTGGCCTTTGTCCAAACCGCCGAGCCCTCCGGGGGCTTCGGCAACAAATCCCTGGGCGAACCGCCCCTGCTCTCCCCCGGCCCGGCCATTCGCAACGCGATCTGGGACGCCACCGGCGTCAAGGCCGACTTCATCCCCCTCACCCCCAAGGCCCTGTTCCCGCTGTTCCGGGACGCCGGGTTGCTGGGACCGCGCTGA
- the xdhB gene encoding xanthine dehydrogenase subunit XdhB yields the protein MYAFESYHRAQSLTEAVELLAANPFARPMAGGTDILVRLRERHKEYAEIVDIHDLPELEGITEDRGELRIGSGTTFAALMASPLAARLAPMLIEAAGWVAGPQIRNTATIGGNICNGSACADSAAPLLILNAHLDLIGPEGERLIPLRGFHLGPGRVELRQGEILRSVRIKPEPGQGQTLGLGTAYVKYSMRQAMDIATIGCGAGIRLRDGQSERRERIVDELRLAFTVAAPTPVRCPAAEAAAKGLPLDEAIQAALAVLDHDVSPRTSWRAAGDFRMHIIRTLTGRMIRTAAERYAKHVAKHFEVRTC from the coding sequence ATGTACGCCTTTGAATCCTATCATCGCGCCCAAAGCCTGACCGAGGCCGTGGAGCTGCTGGCCGCGAATCCGTTCGCCCGGCCCATGGCCGGGGGGACCGACATCCTGGTTCGGTTGCGGGAAAGGCACAAGGAATACGCCGAGATCGTGGACATCCACGACCTGCCGGAGCTGGAGGGCATCACCGAGGATCGCGGCGAACTGCGCATCGGTTCGGGCACGACCTTTGCCGCGCTGATGGCCTCGCCCCTGGCGGCCCGCCTGGCCCCGATGCTCATCGAGGCCGCGGGCTGGGTGGCCGGGCCGCAGATCCGCAATACGGCCACCATTGGCGGAAACATCTGCAACGGCTCGGCCTGCGCTGATTCCGCGGCCCCGCTGTTGATCCTCAACGCCCACCTGGACCTGATCGGCCCGGAAGGCGAACGGCTGATCCCCCTGCGCGGATTTCACCTCGGTCCGGGCCGGGTGGAGCTGCGCCAAGGAGAAATCCTGCGCTCGGTCCGGATCAAGCCCGAACCGGGTCAAGGCCAGACCCTGGGCCTGGGCACGGCCTACGTCAAGTATTCCATGCGCCAGGCCATGGACATCGCCACCATCGGCTGCGGCGCGGGTATTCGCCTGCGAGACGGACAATCGGAGAGGCGCGAGAGGATCGTGGACGAACTGCGCCTGGCCTTCACCGTGGCCGCACCCACCCCGGTGCGTTGCCCGGCCGCAGAAGCCGCGGCCAAAGGCCTGCCTCTGGACGAGGCCATCCAGGCCGCCCTCGCGGTCCTGGATCATGACGTCTCCCCTCGCACCTCCTGGCGGGCGGCGGGAGATTTCCGGATGCACATCATCCGCACCCTGACCGGGCGCATGATCCGCACCGCCGCGGAACGCTACGCCAAGCACGTCGCCAAACACTTCGAGGTCCGGACATGCTGA
- the xdhC gene encoding xanthine dehydrogenase iron sulfur-binding subunit XdhC, with amino-acid sequence MLTISCAINDRPYELTIDPRASLLDMLRDQGLTSVKQGCGMGECGACTVLVDDVAVNACLYLATWVHGKRIRTVEGEVKNGQLSPVQQAYVDAGAVQCGFCTPGLIMTTTAFVESCRDNIRNPEDITPEDIRRAHAGNLCRCTGYDTIVQAVRQSLGQPASSQDITKSSPP; translated from the coding sequence ATGCTGACCATCTCCTGCGCCATTAATGATCGCCCCTACGAACTGACCATCGATCCCCGGGCCTCACTCCTGGATATGCTCCGGGACCAGGGCCTGACCAGCGTCAAACAAGGCTGTGGCATGGGCGAGTGCGGGGCCTGCACCGTGCTGGTGGACGACGTGGCCGTGAACGCCTGCCTGTATCTGGCGACCTGGGTTCACGGCAAACGCATCCGCACCGTGGAGGGGGAGGTGAAAAACGGCCAACTATCCCCGGTCCAGCAAGCCTACGTGGATGCCGGGGCCGTGCAGTGCGGGTTCTGCACCCCGGGGCTGATCATGACCACCACCGCCTTTGTGGAGTCCTGCCGCGACAATATCCGCAATCCGGAAGACATCACTCCAGAAGACATCCGGCGGGCCCATGCCGGAAACCTCTGCCGCTGCACGGGCTACGACACCATTGTCCAGGCCGTGCGCCAATCCCTCGGCCAGCCCGCCTCATCACAAGATATCACCAAGTCCTCGCCGCCTTGA
- the yqeC gene encoding selenium cofactor biosynthesis protein YqeC, translating to MILNAPDELYLPDATVVALVGAGGKTSLMQSMAAHAVASGQTVIRTTTTKLAGDTDNPFFWDGRKTSLPLIQTRLSHDRSLTLVRDRDSTTGKLLGLAPEAVDLLAASSLADRIFVEADGARGKSIKAPADHEPVIPRSTNMVIGIIGANALDASLDETLVFRPELLAAICRARSAEPVDARILACLAAHPQGLFKSVPPPPCRRILFVNKMDMAGEAAWEMLAQARRLVRAEHPDESGFAMQWFAGSVNEGWLRSVD from the coding sequence TTGATCCTCAACGCACCGGACGAACTCTACCTGCCGGACGCAACGGTCGTTGCTCTGGTGGGCGCGGGCGGCAAGACCAGCCTGATGCAGTCCATGGCCGCCCATGCCGTGGCCTCGGGCCAAACCGTGATCCGGACCACGACCACCAAGCTGGCTGGCGATACGGATAACCCTTTTTTTTGGGATGGACGAAAGACGTCGCTTCCCTTGATCCAAACCCGACTCTCCCACGACCGGTCCCTGACCCTGGTCCGGGACCGGGATTCCACCACAGGCAAACTCCTCGGCCTTGCGCCCGAGGCCGTGGACCTCCTGGCCGCCTCCAGCCTGGCCGACCGCATCTTCGTGGAGGCCGACGGCGCACGCGGCAAATCGATCAAGGCCCCGGCGGACCACGAGCCAGTGATCCCCCGTTCCACGAACATGGTGATCGGGATCATAGGCGCAAACGCCCTGGACGCGTCCCTGGACGAGACACTTGTTTTTCGCCCCGAGCTGCTGGCCGCGATCTGTCGCGCACGTTCCGCCGAGCCCGTGGACGCCCGTATCCTGGCCTGCCTGGCCGCGCATCCCCAGGGTCTGTTCAAAAGCGTACCTCCACCTCCGTGTCGGCGCATCCTGTTCGTGAACAAAATGGACATGGCCGGTGAAGCCGCATGGGAAATGTTGGCCCAGGCCCGACGACTCGTCAGAGCGGAGCATCCGGACGAATCGGGGTTCGCGATGCAATGGTTCGCGGGGTCAGTCAACGAGGGGTGGCTGCGGTCCGTGGACTAG
- a CDS encoding NTP transferase domain-containing protein, which translates to MNKIAGLILAAGAGRRMGGGLGGKLLLPYRGEPLVVHVLRKALAVCDPVVVVTGCNAAEVGHALKDVDSTLRIIQATDWNRGQARSLRAGLAGLDDVEKKEGGDMLGALVLLGDQPLVRLETLTALAEAFRGDPRSFVAPRYDERRGNPVCIPRAWFPRVMTLDGDVGARALLDHSDACLHLVDVEDSGVLRDVDTVEDYQALLIAGIQP; encoded by the coding sequence ATGAACAAGATAGCCGGCTTGATCCTGGCGGCCGGGGCCGGTCGGCGGATGGGCGGCGGGCTTGGGGGCAAGCTGTTGCTGCCGTACCGCGGCGAGCCGCTGGTGGTCCATGTGCTCCGCAAAGCCTTGGCGGTCTGCGATCCGGTGGTGGTCGTGACCGGCTGTAACGCCGCCGAGGTGGGCCACGCCCTGAAGGACGTGGATAGCACCTTGCGGATCATCCAGGCAACTGACTGGAACCGCGGCCAAGCTCGGAGCCTGCGGGCGGGGCTGGCCGGACTAGACGACGTGGAAAAGAAAGAGGGGGGCGACATGCTCGGAGCGCTGGTCTTGCTGGGCGATCAACCTCTGGTGCGGTTGGAAACCTTAACGGCCTTGGCCGAGGCGTTTCGCGGCGATCCGCGATCCTTTGTCGCACCGCGATATGATGAGCGACGGGGCAACCCGGTCTGCATTCCCCGGGCATGGTTCCCACGGGTCATGACTCTGGATGGGGACGTCGGAGCACGTGCGCTTCTGGATCATTCGGATGCGTGTCTGCATCTGGTGGACGTGGAGGATTCCGGGGTGCTGCGGGACGTGGACACGGTCGAAGACTATCAGGCGCTTTTGATAGCCGGGATTCAACCCTAG
- the hydA gene encoding dihydropyrimidinase, with protein MQLMIRGATVVNADHSARAEILVSDGMILAVGRDLDIPSGARIVDADGLLALPGGIDPHTHLDMPIAGTRTADDFEQGGRAALAGGTTTVIDFVIPNQGQSLLQAFDAWMDLARTATCDYSFHVAVTWFDASVAQEMGVLAWERGVNSFKHYMAYKGTVMLDPEQMPDSFARAGELGCLCTVHAENDEIIPFLQRKLLAQGVTHPRGHPVSHPQSGEADATWRAIAVAEAAGVPLYVVHVSCAQALEAIISARTRGLPVFAECLGGHLTLDASVYEQDDAQAAARFVMSPPFRPKQDREALWNGLATGAIQVTASDNCAFTDAQRSKGLGDFSKLPSGTPGLEDRMRVVWDGGVAQGRLTPEQFVAVTSTNAARLFNIYPRKGCILPGADADIVLWDPEAEHTVSAKTHHHAVDFSVFEGMTFRGGPVATYLGGREVFREGRVNAEPGIGQHIARPTFGPGFNFLRDLLEN; from the coding sequence ATGCAGCTCATGATCCGAGGAGCAACCGTGGTCAACGCCGACCACTCCGCCAGGGCGGAGATCCTCGTTTCCGACGGAATGATACTCGCAGTGGGCCGTGATCTGGACATCCCTTCCGGCGCCCGCATCGTGGACGCCGACGGTCTGCTGGCCCTGCCCGGCGGCATCGACCCGCACACCCACCTGGACATGCCCATTGCCGGAACCCGCACCGCGGACGATTTTGAACAGGGCGGACGGGCCGCCCTGGCCGGGGGGACCACCACGGTCATCGACTTCGTCATCCCCAACCAGGGGCAATCCCTGCTCCAGGCCTTCGACGCCTGGATGGACCTGGCCCGCACCGCCACCTGCGACTACTCCTTCCACGTGGCCGTGACCTGGTTCGACGCGAGTGTTGCCCAGGAAATGGGCGTACTGGCCTGGGAGCGGGGGGTCAATTCCTTCAAGCACTACATGGCCTACAAGGGCACGGTGATGCTCGATCCCGAACAGATGCCGGACAGCTTTGCCCGGGCCGGGGAGCTGGGCTGCCTGTGTACGGTGCATGCCGAGAATGACGAGATCATCCCCTTTCTGCAACGCAAGCTCCTGGCCCAGGGTGTGACGCATCCCCGGGGGCACCCTGTTTCCCATCCCCAGTCCGGCGAGGCGGATGCCACCTGGCGGGCCATTGCCGTGGCCGAGGCGGCTGGCGTGCCGCTTTACGTGGTCCATGTGTCCTGCGCCCAGGCCCTGGAAGCGATCATATCGGCCCGAACCCGCGGCCTGCCCGTGTTCGCCGAATGCCTGGGCGGCCACCTGACCCTGGACGCGTCAGTTTACGAGCAGGATGACGCCCAGGCAGCGGCCCGCTTCGTGATGAGCCCGCCGTTTCGGCCAAAACAGGACCGAGAGGCCCTTTGGAACGGGCTGGCCACCGGGGCCATCCAGGTGACGGCCAGCGATAACTGCGCCTTCACGGACGCCCAGCGCTCCAAGGGACTCGGCGATTTCTCCAAACTGCCCAGCGGCACGCCGGGGCTGGAGGACCGGATGCGGGTGGTCTGGGACGGCGGCGTGGCCCAGGGCCGCCTGACCCCGGAACAGTTCGTAGCCGTAACCTCCACCAACGCGGCCCGGCTGTTCAACATTTACCCGCGCAAAGGCTGCATCCTACCCGGCGCGGACGCGGACATCGTGCTCTGGGACCCGGAGGCCGAGCATACGGTCAGCGCCAAGACCCATCACCATGCCGTGGACTTCAGCGTGTTCGAAGGCATGACCTTTCGCGGTGGGCCAGTGGCCACCTACTTGGGGGGACGGGAGGTGTTTCGAGAGGGACGCGTTAACGCCGAACCGGGCATCGGCCAGCACATTGCCCGACCGACTTTTGGGCCTGGATTCAACTTCCTTCGAGACTTGCTGGAGAATTAA
- the qrcD gene encoding menaquinone reductase integral membrane subunit QrcD gives MSDKELWPEGVQRCSLKLFIAWLAVVFAVLVWGVYAAYVVWSGGLIVTGMDNYFAFGLYIIFDLGVIALGAGAFFSGLLYYLVRVEGLKNIINLAVIIGFICYSGALLILTLEVGQPLRAWFGFWHPNVHSMLTEVIFCITCYMLVLTIEFIPIILENRKLNKIKFLHHMAHNFHVIMPLFAGVGAFLSFFHQGSLGGMYGVLFSRPYAFREGFFIWPWTFFLFILSAVASGPGFTMLVATLMEKMTGRKLVDFSVKALMGKISGTMLAIYLVFKYLDTWAWATGILPRSGLTFSEVFYGVAYGKWLLFSELVVFGLFPAVLLLYSKTRNTPWILYSACTMVGIGVIINRYVQTAQTLAHPIMPFDRWYVYVPTWAEWAPSLAVIAYGALILSLAYRYLPVFPQERKLNQA, from the coding sequence ATGAGTGATAAAGAATTGTGGCCCGAAGGGGTCCAGCGTTGCTCCTTGAAGCTGTTCATTGCGTGGCTGGCGGTCGTCTTCGCCGTGCTGGTCTGGGGCGTTTACGCCGCCTACGTGGTCTGGTCCGGCGGGCTGATCGTCACGGGCATGGACAACTACTTCGCCTTTGGATTGTACATCATCTTCGACCTGGGCGTGATCGCCCTGGGGGCCGGGGCCTTTTTCAGCGGGCTTCTGTACTATCTGGTCCGCGTCGAAGGCTTGAAAAACATCATCAATCTGGCGGTCATCATCGGCTTCATCTGTTATTCCGGAGCCTTGTTGATCCTGACCCTGGAAGTCGGTCAGCCGCTCAGGGCCTGGTTCGGTTTCTGGCACCCCAACGTCCACTCCATGCTCACGGAAGTAATCTTTTGCATCACCTGCTACATGCTGGTGCTGACCATCGAGTTCATTCCGATCATTCTGGAGAACCGCAAGCTGAACAAGATCAAGTTCCTGCATCACATGGCCCACAACTTCCATGTGATCATGCCCTTGTTCGCTGGCGTCGGGGCCTTCCTGTCCTTCTTCCACCAGGGCTCCCTGGGCGGCATGTACGGCGTATTGTTTTCCCGGCCCTACGCCTTCCGTGAAGGCTTCTTCATCTGGCCCTGGACCTTCTTCCTGTTCATCCTTTCCGCCGTGGCCTCCGGGCCGGGTTTCACCATGCTGGTCGCCACGCTGATGGAAAAGATGACCGGCCGCAAGCTGGTGGACTTCAGCGTCAAGGCCCTGATGGGCAAGATTTCCGGTACCATGCTGGCCATCTATTTGGTCTTCAAGTATCTGGACACGTGGGCCTGGGCCACCGGCATCCTGCCCCGGTCCGGTCTGACCTTCAGTGAAGTGTTCTACGGGGTGGCCTACGGCAAGTGGCTGTTGTTCTCTGAATTGGTCGTTTTCGGCCTGTTCCCCGCTGTCCTGCTGCTCTACTCCAAGACCCGCAATACGCCGTGGATACTCTACTCCGCGTGCACCATGGTTGGCATCGGGGTGATCATCAACCGTTACGTCCAAACCGCCCAAACCCTGGCCCACCCGATCATGCCTTTCGACCGCTGGTACGTCTATGTGCCGACATGGGCTGAATGGGCTCCTTCGTTGGCGGTCATCGCCTACGGCGCACTAATCCTCAGCTTGGCTTACCGCTACCTTCCGGTCTTCCCGCAGGAACGGAAGTTGAATCAGGCCTAA
- the qrcC gene encoding menaquinone reductase iron-sulfur cluster-binding subunit QrcC, with product MVLYLKEFKIKWGMVIDLDRCTGCGACMVACQAENNIAPPVDASNKRYSMTWLLVYQLSNKQPYPNHDVAYMPRPCLQCGKPNCVPVCPVIATDKNQEGGIVSQVNARCIGCRYCMAACPYHARYFNWQDPVWPEGMEKTLTPDVSTRPRGVVEKCLFCHHRYMYARDKARIEGRDPNALNEGDYIPACVEMCPTGAMVFGDLQNPEHKVHKLSKSPYAFRLLERLNTKPQVYYYSKREWVRKQGDNYLEHETVGGV from the coding sequence ATGGTTTTGTATCTCAAGGAATTCAAAATCAAGTGGGGAATGGTCATCGACCTGGACCGCTGCACCGGCTGCGGGGCCTGCATGGTCGCCTGCCAGGCGGAAAACAACATCGCCCCGCCGGTGGACGCCTCGAACAAGCGCTACAGCATGACTTGGTTGCTGGTCTACCAGCTCTCAAACAAGCAGCCCTATCCGAACCACGACGTCGCCTACATGCCGCGCCCGTGCTTGCAGTGCGGAAAGCCGAACTGCGTGCCGGTCTGTCCGGTCATCGCAACGGACAAGAACCAGGAGGGCGGGATTGTCAGCCAGGTCAACGCCCGGTGCATCGGTTGCCGGTACTGCATGGCCGCCTGTCCCTATCATGCCCGGTACTTCAACTGGCAAGATCCGGTCTGGCCTGAAGGCATGGAAAAGACCCTCACTCCGGACGTCTCCACCCGACCCCGCGGCGTGGTGGAAAAGTGTCTGTTCTGTCACCATCGCTATATGTATGCCCGAGACAAGGCCCGGATCGAGGGGCGCGACCCCAACGCCTTGAACGAGGGCGACTATATCCCCGCCTGTGTGGAAATGTGTCCCACCGGGGCCATGGTTTTCGGCGACCTGCAGAATCCGGAGCACAAGGTCCACAAGCTGTCCAAGAGTCCGTATGCGTTTCGCCTGTTGGAGCGCCTGAACACCAAGCCCCAGGTCTATTACTACAGCAAACGGGAATGGGTCCGGAAACAGGGCGACAACTATCTTGAACATGAAACGGTCGGAGGGGTCTAG